From a region of the Pectobacterium aquaticum genome:
- a CDS encoding DsbE family thiol:disulfide interchange protein, producing MSRKILLIPLVLFLLLAVALLWQLVRNSDGDDPMRLESALIGKPIPAFRLESLDQPGKVYSQSELSDGKPLLLNVWATWCPTCRAEHQFLNTLAAQGIRVVGMNYKDERPKAVEWLKTLGNPYAMSLFDGDGMLGLDLGVYGAPETFLIDGKGIIRYRHAGDLNMQVWQETLQPLWDKYSKEGGA from the coding sequence ATGAGCCGTAAGATTTTGTTAATCCCGCTCGTCCTGTTTTTACTGCTGGCCGTTGCCCTGCTGTGGCAATTGGTGCGCAACAGCGACGGTGACGATCCGATGCGGCTGGAGTCGGCCCTGATCGGTAAACCGATTCCCGCGTTTCGTCTGGAATCACTGGATCAGCCGGGAAAGGTTTATAGCCAATCTGAGCTGAGCGATGGCAAACCGCTGCTGCTGAACGTCTGGGCGACCTGGTGCCCGACGTGCCGTGCGGAGCACCAGTTTCTCAACACGCTGGCGGCGCAGGGAATCCGCGTCGTGGGCATGAATTATAAAGATGAACGCCCCAAAGCCGTCGAATGGCTGAAGACGCTAGGCAACCCCTATGCGATGAGCTTATTTGATGGCGACGGTATGCTGGGTCTGGATTTGGGCGTGTATGGCGCGCCGGAAACGTTCCTGATCGACGGGAAAGGCATCATTCGCTATCGCCATGCGGGCGATCTCAACATGCAGGTATGGCAAGAAACGCTGCAACCGCTGTGGGACAAATACAGCAAGGAGGGCGGCGCATGA
- a CDS encoding cytochrome c-type biogenesis protein has protein sequence MRVLSFLSALLLSFSVLASSEVLRFDNATQEQQFRELTMQLRCPKCQNNSIADSNSMIASDMRQKVYDLMQQGQTKEQVVDYMVDRYGYFVTYEPPITPFTILLWFLPALFLAVGSWVIIRRARRIRSAKEPMSEQDKKRLQTLLERGGKSE, from the coding sequence ATGAGAGTGCTGAGTTTCCTTAGCGCACTGCTGCTGTCGTTCAGCGTGCTGGCGTCTTCCGAGGTATTGCGTTTTGACAATGCTACGCAGGAGCAACAGTTTCGTGAGTTGACGATGCAGTTGCGCTGCCCGAAATGCCAGAACAACAGCATTGCCGATTCCAATTCGATGATTGCTTCGGATATGCGGCAGAAAGTGTATGACCTGATGCAGCAGGGACAAACGAAAGAGCAGGTTGTCGATTATATGGTGGATCGTTACGGCTATTTTGTGACGTATGAACCGCCGATCACGCCTTTTACGATTCTGCTGTGGTTCCTGCCCGCGCTGTTTCTGGCTGTGGGATCGTGGGTGATTATTCGGCGTGCCCGCCGCATCAGAAGTGCCAAAGAACCGATGAGCGAACAGGATAAGAAGCGCTTGCAGACGCTGTTGGAACGTGGGGGGAAATCCGAATGA
- the ccmI gene encoding c-type cytochrome biogenesis protein CcmI has translation MMLLTATIVLSLIALSALLLAPWSSRGEYDRDAINQALYRDRLRELTVDVANEQERAQLVEELQHTLLQDIPSDVKAQQRPLNRWVLLPGVLLLVIVSLGVFWKTSAVNRVQELQQIVALTPDLMKRALDPDAEPLTIEDVARLGLGLRSQLETQPDNPQDWWMLGRIAGLLNNYDMSVQAFAKAFQLDPKNTDLALDYADLLSRSTDPRDSQRGGDMLRELMNSGSTNVRVLSLLAFNAYEAQRYQDAINAWEAMLQLLPQNDTRRAVIERSVAQAKASLSVQATTGK, from the coding sequence ATGATGCTACTGACCGCAACCATTGTGCTATCGCTGATTGCGCTTTCCGCGCTGCTGCTTGCGCCGTGGTCGTCACGAGGCGAATACGATCGCGATGCGATCAATCAGGCGCTGTATCGCGATCGTCTGCGTGAGCTTACTGTGGACGTCGCCAATGAGCAGGAACGTGCTCAACTGGTTGAGGAACTCCAGCATACGCTATTGCAGGACATTCCCAGTGATGTGAAGGCACAACAGCGCCCACTAAACCGCTGGGTTTTGCTGCCGGGCGTGCTGTTACTGGTTATCGTCAGCCTCGGCGTGTTTTGGAAGACTTCTGCGGTTAATCGGGTGCAGGAGTTACAGCAGATTGTGGCGTTAACGCCGGACTTGATGAAGCGAGCGCTGGATCCTGACGCCGAGCCACTGACCATTGAAGACGTCGCGCGTCTCGGTCTGGGATTGCGTAGCCAGTTGGAAACGCAGCCAGACAATCCACAAGACTGGTGGATGCTGGGGCGTATTGCAGGCTTGCTGAATAACTACGACATGTCCGTGCAGGCGTTTGCCAAGGCGTTCCAACTCGATCCGAAGAATACAGATCTAGCGCTGGACTATGCCGATCTGCTGTCGCGATCTACCGACCCGCGTGATAGCCAACGCGGTGGAGACATGTTGCGTGAACTGATGAATTCCGGCTCGACCAATGTGCGTGTATTGAGCCTGCTGGCTTTCAATGCCTATGAAGCCCAGCGCTATCAGGACGCGATTAACGCCTGGGAAGCCATGTTGCAGCTGTTACCGCAAAACGACACGCGCCGAGCAGTCATTGAACGCAGCGTGGCACAGGCGAAAGCGTCACTGTCGGTGCAGGCGACCACGGGGAAATAA
- the napC gene encoding cytochrome c-type protein NapC: MKQPGKVGRLLRQLWQWWRRPSRLALGTLLIIGFAGGIFFLATSQKGMEMSNSEAFCISCHEMRNTVYQEYMETAHYSNRSGVRATCPDCHVPHEFVPKMVRKIQASKELYGKIMGTIDTPQKFEAHRLTMAQSEWRRMKNNNSQECRNCHNVDYMDFSGQKTAAAEKHSEAIKLGQTCIDCHKGIAHKLPDMHSVKSGL, translated from the coding sequence ATGAAACAACCAGGAAAAGTGGGACGGTTGTTGCGCCAGTTGTGGCAATGGTGGCGTCGCCCAAGTCGGCTGGCGCTGGGAACGTTGCTCATTATCGGCTTCGCGGGCGGTATTTTCTTTCTGGCAACATCCCAGAAAGGCATGGAAATGAGCAACAGCGAGGCGTTCTGCATCAGCTGTCATGAAATGCGCAATACCGTCTATCAGGAATATATGGAAACCGCGCACTACAGCAACCGCAGCGGCGTACGCGCCACCTGCCCGGACTGCCACGTTCCGCATGAGTTTGTGCCGAAAATGGTGCGTAAAATTCAGGCCAGTAAAGAGCTGTACGGCAAAATAATGGGCACGATTGATACGCCACAAAAGTTTGAAGCACATCGGCTGACGATGGCGCAGAGCGAATGGCGGCGCATGAAAAATAACAATTCTCAGGAATGCCGCAACTGCCACAACGTTGACTATATGGACTTCTCTGGGCAAAAAACGGCTGCGGCAGAAAAACACAGCGAAGCGATAAAACTCGGTCAAACCTGTATCGATTGCCACAAAGGCATCGCCCACAAACTGCCGGACATGCACAGCGTCAAAAGCGGGTTATAA
- the napB gene encoding nitrate reductase cytochrome c-type subunit yields the protein MKSLRMGWFRWITALAILGSAIATAQVDLSQSPEVAATQPGNSRMPKQQERMALNYVNQPPMIPHSVDGYQVTPTFNRCLQCHGVESYRSTSAPRVSPTHFVDRDGKVLSNVAPARHFCLQCHVPQADSSPITGNTFTPSKGFGQ from the coding sequence ATGAAAAGCCTGAGAATGGGATGGTTTCGCTGGATCACCGCCTTGGCGATACTGGGCAGTGCGATAGCCACTGCACAGGTCGATTTAAGCCAATCGCCAGAAGTCGCTGCGACACAGCCGGGAAATAGCCGGATGCCGAAGCAGCAGGAGCGTATGGCGCTCAACTATGTCAACCAGCCACCGATGATCCCGCATAGCGTGGATGGCTATCAGGTCACCCCGACCTTTAACCGTTGTCTACAGTGTCACGGCGTCGAGAGCTATCGTTCCACCAGCGCCCCGCGCGTCAGCCCGACCCATTTTGTCGACAGAGACGGCAAAGTGCTGAGCAATGTCGCCCCTGCGCGCCATTTCTGTCTGCAGTGCCACGTGCCGCAGGCGGACAGTTCGCCAATTACTGGTAACACGTTCACCCCTTCTAAAGGCTTTGGTCAGTGA
- the napH gene encoding quinol dehydrogenase ferredoxin subunit NapH has protein sequence MANRKQDAGREARAKKGWWRSHRWLVLRRLTQSLVLLMFLSGPIFGFWILHGNYSASRLLDTVTLSDPLMVLQSLASGHLPATLALVGALIIALSYALAGKRLFCSWVCPVNPLTDLAAWLRRRFGITASATIPRNLRYLLLILILAGSALTGGLLWEWVNPVSLMGRGLIFGFGAGIWLLLALFLFDLWVVEHGWCGHLCPTGALYGALGGKGALAVDATERERCTRCMDCFHVCPEPQVLRAPLLDKHSPAQVTDRDCITCGRCIDVCAEDVFKITLRWKSGAKS, from the coding sequence ATGGCAAATCGTAAGCAGGACGCCGGACGAGAAGCCCGAGCGAAAAAAGGCTGGTGGCGCAGTCACCGCTGGCTGGTCTTACGCCGCTTGACCCAGTCTCTGGTGCTGCTCATGTTCCTCAGCGGTCCGATCTTCGGATTTTGGATCCTACACGGTAACTACAGCGCCAGCCGCTTGCTCGACACCGTAACGCTCAGCGATCCGCTGATGGTGCTGCAAAGTCTGGCTAGCGGTCATCTGCCCGCCACGCTCGCGCTGGTCGGTGCGCTGATTATCGCGCTGAGCTATGCGCTGGCAGGCAAGCGCCTGTTCTGTAGCTGGGTCTGCCCAGTTAATCCGCTTACCGATTTAGCCGCCTGGCTACGTCGTCGTTTCGGCATCACTGCCTCGGCGACGATCCCCCGCAATCTGCGCTATCTGCTGCTGATCCTCATTCTTGCAGGAAGTGCGCTGACGGGCGGGCTGCTGTGGGAATGGGTCAACCCGGTTTCACTGATGGGTCGCGGGCTGATTTTCGGGTTTGGTGCAGGTATCTGGCTGCTGCTGGCGCTATTTCTGTTTGATTTGTGGGTCGTGGAACACGGCTGGTGCGGACACCTTTGTCCAACCGGCGCGCTGTATGGTGCGCTTGGCGGTAAAGGCGCGCTGGCTGTGGATGCCACTGAGCGTGAACGCTGTACGCGTTGTATGGACTGCTTTCATGTCTGTCCAGAGCCACAGGTGCTGCGCGCCCCCTTGCTTGATAAACACAGTCCGGCACAGGTTACTGACCGAGACTGCATAACATGCGGACGCTGTATTGATGTCTGCGCTGAAGACGTTTTTAAAATAACCCTTAGATGGAAATCGGGAGCAAAGTCATGA
- the napG gene encoding ferredoxin-type protein NapG codes for MARPENPSPARRRFLRDAVRAVAGLSAAVTVLGIQQRRAQADELRLRPPGALSEAAFSGACIRCGQCVQACPYDTLKLATLVSGSAAGSPYFVARDIPCEMCEDIPCVVACPSGALQPLEAIDDARMGLAVLLDQENCLNYQGLRCDVCYRVCPLIDSAITLEPERNTRTGKHARFLPIVHSDVCTGCGKCEKACVLEQPAIKVLPRALAKGELGHHYRFSWLEARDGKS; via the coding sequence ATGGCACGCCCGGAGAATCCATCACCCGCTCGCCGTCGCTTTCTGCGTGACGCCGTCCGTGCCGTTGCTGGCTTATCAGCAGCGGTGACGGTTCTCGGCATTCAGCAGCGGCGCGCTCAGGCCGACGAACTCCGGCTGCGGCCACCGGGTGCGCTGTCTGAGGCGGCGTTTTCCGGTGCCTGCATACGCTGTGGACAATGTGTTCAGGCCTGTCCGTACGACACGCTGAAGCTGGCAACGCTGGTCTCCGGTTCCGCAGCCGGTAGCCCTTACTTTGTCGCGCGCGATATCCCGTGCGAGATGTGTGAGGACATTCCCTGCGTGGTTGCATGCCCTAGCGGAGCGTTACAGCCGCTGGAGGCTATTGATGACGCCCGCATGGGATTAGCGGTACTGCTCGATCAGGAAAACTGCCTGAACTATCAGGGGTTGCGTTGCGATGTCTGCTATCGCGTCTGTCCTCTCATCGATAGCGCTATCACACTGGAGCCAGAGCGCAATACCCGCACCGGAAAGCATGCTCGCTTTCTACCTATCGTGCATAGCGATGTCTGTACTGGCTGCGGCAAGTGTGAAAAAGCCTGCGTGCTGGAACAGCCAGCGATCAAGGTCTTACCGCGCGCGCTGGCAAAAGGCGAACTCGGACATCACTACCGTTTCAGTTGGCTGGAGGCACGCGATGGCAAATCGTAA
- the napA gene encoding nitrate reductase catalytic subunit NapA — protein sequence MKLSRRHFMKANAVAAAAAVAGITIPTAVRAVTEQSDAIHWDKAPCRFCGVGCGVLVGTQNGRIVASQGDPEAPVNRGLNCIKGYFLPKIMYGQDRLTQPLLRMRDGKFDKEGEFTPISWDQAFDIMAEKFKTALKEKGPNAIGMFGSGQSTIWEGYAAAKLFKAGFRSNNIDPNARHCMASAVVGFMRTFGMDEPMGCYDDIEQTDAFVLWGSNMAEMHPILWSRITDRRLSNSNVTVAVLSTYQHRSFELADNGMVFTPQTDLAILNYIANYIIQNNAVNEAFFTRHVNLRRGVTDIGYGLRPTHPLEKAAKNPGSDASEPMSFEEYKAFVVDYTLEKTVALSGVPADQLEALAKLYADPKKKVISYWTMGFNQHTRGVWANNLVYNIHLLTGKISQPGCGPFSLTGQPSACGTAREVGTFAHRLPADMVVTNEKHRAIAEKLWQLPTGTIPEKIGLHAVAQDRALKDGTLNAYWVMCNNNMQAGPNINQERMPGWRDPRNFIVVSDPYPTISALSADLILPTAMWVEKEGAYGNAERRTQFWRQQVKAPGESKSDLWQVVSFAKRFAVEEVWPEELLAQKPAYRGKTLYDVLFANDVTTRFPLSELAENQLNDESRDFGFYLQKGLFEEYAAFGRGHGHDLAPFDDYHKVRGLRWPVVNGKETQWRYSEGHDPYVKAGEVYRFYGKPDGKAVIFALPYEPAAEAPDDEYDLWLSTGRVLEHWHTGSMTRRVPELHRAFPEAVLFMHPQDAKARDLRRGEKVRIISRRGEVVSIVETRGRNKPPRGLVYMPFFDAAQMTNVLTLDATDPLSKETDFKKCAVKLAKV from the coding sequence ATGAAACTCAGTCGACGACACTTTATGAAGGCGAACGCGGTCGCAGCGGCAGCCGCGGTCGCAGGCATCACCATACCCACCGCGGTTCGTGCCGTGACCGAACAGTCCGATGCTATCCACTGGGATAAAGCACCTTGCCGCTTCTGTGGCGTAGGGTGCGGTGTGCTGGTGGGAACGCAAAATGGCCGCATCGTCGCCAGTCAGGGCGATCCCGAAGCACCGGTTAACCGCGGATTAAACTGCATCAAGGGCTATTTCCTGCCAAAAATCATGTACGGGCAGGATCGCCTGACCCAACCTTTGCTGCGCATGCGTGACGGAAAATTCGATAAAGAAGGCGAATTTACTCCGATCTCCTGGGATCAGGCGTTTGACATCATGGCGGAGAAATTCAAAACCGCACTGAAGGAAAAAGGCCCGAACGCGATAGGAATGTTTGGCTCTGGACAATCAACCATTTGGGAAGGCTATGCGGCCGCCAAACTGTTCAAAGCGGGCTTCCGTTCCAACAATATTGACCCCAACGCGCGCCACTGTATGGCATCAGCGGTCGTCGGCTTTATGCGTACCTTCGGGATGGATGAACCGATGGGCTGCTACGACGATATCGAGCAAACCGATGCGTTTGTCCTATGGGGTTCTAACATGGCGGAGATGCACCCGATTCTCTGGTCGCGCATCACCGACCGCCGCCTGTCGAACAGCAATGTCACGGTCGCCGTGCTGTCCACCTATCAGCACCGCAGTTTTGAGCTGGCGGATAACGGCATGGTGTTTACGCCACAAACCGATCTGGCCATTCTCAACTACATCGCCAACTACATTATCCAAAACAATGCGGTGAACGAGGCTTTCTTTACTCGCCACGTGAACCTGCGCCGAGGCGTGACCGATATCGGCTACGGGCTACGTCCGACGCATCCGTTGGAAAAAGCGGCGAAAAATCCGGGTTCCGATGCGTCTGAGCCGATGAGTTTTGAAGAATACAAAGCCTTTGTCGTCGACTATACGCTGGAAAAAACGGTCGCGCTCAGCGGCGTTCCCGCCGATCAGTTGGAAGCGCTGGCAAAACTCTACGCCGATCCGAAGAAGAAAGTGATCTCCTACTGGACGATGGGCTTTAACCAACACACGCGCGGCGTCTGGGCGAACAATCTGGTTTATAACATCCACCTGCTGACGGGCAAGATCTCTCAGCCGGGCTGCGGACCGTTCTCGTTAACCGGTCAACCGTCTGCCTGCGGCACCGCGCGTGAAGTCGGCACGTTCGCCCACCGCCTGCCTGCGGATATGGTGGTAACCAACGAGAAACACCGCGCGATAGCGGAAAAACTGTGGCAGTTACCGACTGGTACCATTCCTGAAAAGATCGGTTTGCACGCCGTCGCACAAGATCGGGCGCTGAAAGACGGCACGCTGAATGCCTATTGGGTGATGTGTAACAACAACATGCAGGCCGGCCCAAACATCAATCAAGAGCGTATGCCGGGCTGGCGCGATCCGCGTAACTTCATCGTCGTATCCGACCCCTACCCGACGATCAGCGCATTGTCCGCTGACCTGATTTTGCCTACTGCGATGTGGGTGGAAAAAGAAGGTGCCTACGGCAACGCCGAGCGCCGGACGCAGTTCTGGCGTCAGCAGGTTAAAGCCCCGGGCGAGTCAAAATCAGATCTGTGGCAGGTGGTGAGCTTTGCCAAGCGCTTCGCCGTAGAGGAAGTATGGCCGGAAGAACTTCTGGCGCAGAAACCCGCCTACCGTGGCAAAACGCTCTACGACGTGCTGTTTGCGAACGATGTCACCACGCGCTTCCCGCTCAGTGAATTAGCGGAAAATCAGCTGAACGACGAATCCCGTGACTTCGGTTTTTACCTGCAAAAAGGCCTGTTTGAAGAATACGCCGCGTTTGGCCGTGGGCACGGTCACGACCTGGCACCGTTCGATGACTACCACAAAGTGCGCGGGCTACGCTGGCCGGTGGTTAACGGTAAAGAAACGCAGTGGCGCTACAGCGAAGGGCACGATCCTTACGTCAAAGCGGGAGAAGTCTACCGTTTTTACGGTAAACCGGATGGCAAAGCGGTGATTTTTGCGCTGCCGTACGAGCCTGCCGCCGAAGCGCCAGACGACGAATACGATCTCTGGCTCTCCACCGGTCGTGTTCTGGAGCACTGGCACACCGGCAGCATGACGCGTCGCGTACCGGAACTGCACCGCGCCTTCCCCGAAGCCGTGCTGTTTATGCACCCGCAGGATGCCAAAGCGCGCGATCTGCGTCGTGGTGAGAAAGTCCGCATTATCTCGCGCCGTGGTGAAGTCGTCTCGATTGTTGAGACACGTGGCCGCAATAAGCCACCGCGCGGTCTGGTGTATATGCCGTTCTTCGACGCCGCGCAGATGACTAACGTCCTGACGCTGGATGCGACCGATCCGCTGTCGAAAGAAACGGACTTTAAGAAATGTGCCGTCAAGCTGGCTAAGGTGTAA
- the napD gene encoding chaperone NapD yields MSTVWHVCSVVVHVNTAQMAAVGEALATLPNVEVGASDSDTGKMVVVLESDSEDALLKQIASMRELTGVLAVSLVYHQLDEPSCDEQSFAFDEQPLDQQAQGEEIP; encoded by the coding sequence ATGAGCACAGTCTGGCATGTTTGCAGTGTAGTGGTTCACGTCAACACGGCGCAGATGGCAGCCGTTGGCGAGGCGTTAGCGACGCTGCCCAATGTAGAAGTGGGTGCCAGCGATAGCGATACCGGAAAAATGGTCGTGGTGCTGGAGTCAGATTCAGAGGACGCACTGTTAAAACAAATAGCGTCAATGCGCGAGCTTACGGGCGTACTGGCGGTTTCGCTGGTTTATCACCAGCTCGATGAACCGTCTTGTGATGAACAATCTTTTGCTTTCGATGAACAACCTCTTGATCAACAAGCTCAGGGTGAGGAAATACCATGA
- the napF gene encoding ferredoxin-type protein NapF, which yields MTNLSRRSLLTGGLQRADNALRPPWSGAESQFLSQCTRCNVCVDACGSGIIQRGSGGFPTIDFQRGECTFCYDCAHACPQALFAESHTTPWEYHLTIQDACLSLHQVECRSCQDACETGAIRFRPAIGRVAAPSIDDDACTTCGACISGCPVGAMSMKKITAGYHTAPARLPTQQENR from the coding sequence ATGACTAACCTCTCCCGGCGTTCCCTACTGACTGGTGGCCTACAGCGGGCAGACAACGCGTTGCGTCCGCCGTGGAGCGGTGCAGAAAGCCAGTTCCTGAGCCAGTGCACGCGCTGCAACGTCTGCGTAGATGCCTGCGGCTCAGGGATTATCCAGCGCGGTTCGGGCGGTTTTCCCACCATCGATTTTCAGCGCGGCGAATGTACGTTTTGCTACGACTGCGCACATGCCTGTCCACAAGCGCTGTTCGCGGAGAGCCACACCACGCCGTGGGAATACCACCTGACGATTCAAGATGCCTGTTTATCACTGCATCAGGTGGAATGCCGCAGCTGTCAGGATGCCTGTGAAACAGGCGCGATACGATTCCGGCCCGCCATTGGGCGCGTTGCTGCACCGTCCATCGATGACGACGCCTGTACCACCTGTGGTGCATGCATTTCCGGGTGCCCTGTCGGCGCCATGTCGATGAAAAAAATCACCGCGGGATATCACACCGCGCCAGCGCGTCTCCCGACGCAACAGGAAAACCGATGA
- the narQ gene encoding nitrate/nitrite two-component system sensor histidine kinase NarQ: MVKRPVSTSLARAFFYIALLSFLTTGIALLTLASGLRDAEAINVAGSMRMQSYRMGYDLQGDRAELASHRRLYAQTLDSPVFHLLDRWYVPRDVRDHYAALLQSWKTMDERLNAGDRVWYQDNIVGYVTQIDRFVLALQHYSERKMMIVVVTSIIGSITIYILIFFTLRRIRRQVVVPLNKLMAACTSIEKGRFTHSRLDVNLPNELGLLAQTFSSMTDELQKLYRSLEDKVRQKTLRLQEVNRMLKVLYNCSQAMNVSTIDRHCFQQILQIVRRYETVGCLEMRVGENWRLCEGQPDEQTAWQALPICLQDVEFGQLRWQASTQQPSAQLMESVANMLGRGLYFNQAQKHYQQLLLMEERATIARELHDSLAQVLSYLNIQMALLKRAVAEENAQARQIITDFEQALSDAYRQLRELLGTFRLTLQQADLPAAMQEMIEPLRAQTPATIAIDCRVPTQALDASQQVHLLQIIREAVLNAIKHAQATVITVNCRTQPDGRHCVDIRDDGCGIINQEEPAGHYGLNIMQERAERLGGKLSIGLHPEGGTQVSVCFSTPTTARERDNTNNLYPE, translated from the coding sequence ATGGTTAAACGTCCTGTTTCTACCAGCCTGGCTCGCGCGTTTTTTTATATCGCGTTGCTTTCATTTCTGACGACGGGCATTGCGCTACTGACGTTAGCCAGCGGTTTACGCGATGCAGAAGCGATCAACGTTGCCGGTTCCATGCGCATGCAAAGCTATCGCATGGGGTATGACCTACAGGGCGATCGTGCAGAATTAGCATCGCATCGCCGCCTCTATGCGCAAACGCTGGATTCCCCTGTTTTTCACCTGCTGGATCGCTGGTATGTGCCGCGCGATGTGCGCGATCATTATGCGGCGCTATTGCAGAGCTGGAAAACAATGGATGAGCGTCTGAACGCGGGGGATCGCGTGTGGTATCAGGACAATATTGTCGGCTACGTCACGCAGATCGATCGCTTTGTACTGGCGTTGCAGCATTATTCCGAACGCAAGATGATGATAGTCGTTGTGACATCAATAATTGGCTCGATCACTATCTATATACTGATCTTCTTTACGCTGCGTCGCATTCGCCGCCAGGTGGTGGTGCCGTTGAATAAGCTGATGGCGGCCTGTACGTCCATTGAGAAGGGGCGTTTTACCCATTCGCGGCTGGACGTCAATCTGCCTAACGAATTGGGATTACTGGCACAAACCTTCAGTAGCATGACGGACGAACTGCAAAAGCTCTATCGTTCTCTGGAAGACAAAGTCCGGCAGAAAACGCTGCGCTTGCAGGAAGTGAACCGCATGCTGAAGGTGCTGTACAACTGTTCTCAGGCGATGAACGTCAGCACGATCGACAGACATTGTTTTCAGCAGATTCTGCAAATTGTTCGCCGCTATGAAACGGTCGGCTGTCTGGAAATGCGGGTCGGGGAGAACTGGCGGTTATGTGAAGGCCAGCCAGATGAACAGACGGCGTGGCAGGCCTTGCCCATCTGTTTGCAAGACGTTGAGTTTGGGCAACTACGGTGGCAGGCATCAACGCAGCAGCCGTCGGCGCAACTGATGGAAAGCGTCGCGAATATGCTGGGTCGCGGCCTCTATTTCAATCAGGCACAAAAGCACTACCAGCAGTTGTTACTGATGGAAGAGCGTGCCACGATTGCGCGTGAACTGCATGATTCGCTGGCTCAGGTGCTTTCGTATCTGAATATCCAGATGGCGTTATTAAAGCGTGCGGTAGCGGAAGAAAATGCGCAGGCTCGGCAGATCATCACTGATTTCGAGCAGGCGCTCAGCGATGCGTATCGTCAGCTACGTGAACTGCTGGGCACATTCCGGCTGACGCTACAACAGGCCGATTTGCCGGCGGCGATGCAGGAAATGATTGAGCCGTTGCGTGCGCAGACCCCGGCGACCATCGCGATTGATTGCCGGGTTCCTACGCAGGCGTTGGATGCATCACAGCAGGTTCACCTGCTGCAAATCATCCGTGAAGCGGTGCTGAACGCCATTAAACATGCGCAGGCGACGGTGATTACCGTCAACTGCCGTACGCAGCCCGATGGTCGTCATTGTGTTGATATTCGTGATGACGGCTGTGGCATTATCAATCAGGAGGAACCTGCGGGACATTACGGCTTAAATATTATGCAGGAACGCGCCGAACGGTTAGGCGGAAAGCTCTCTATTGGCCTTCACCCTGAAGGGGGGACGCAGGTTAGCGTCTGTTTTTCGACGCCGACGACCGCGCGTGAACGCGACAACACGAACAATCTCTACCCTGAATAA
- the narP gene encoding nitrate/nitrite response regulator protein NarP — translation MSEKPSYRVLIVDDHPLMRRGIRQLLATDAIFDVIGEASNGMEALSLANRDSPDIILLDLNMKGLSGLDTLHALRHDGICARVIVLTVSDAPSDIYALMDAGADGYLLKDSAPEHLLDAIRNGDAFSEQVREVLRHRIAIQDTPSPFTVLTERELDVLQEVASGLSNKQIASVLYISEETVKVHIRNMLRKLNVRSRVAATVLYLETRGQ, via the coding sequence ATGTCAGAAAAACCATCTTATCGTGTGCTGATCGTTGACGATCATCCGCTTATGCGCCGAGGAATCCGTCAGCTACTGGCAACCGATGCCATTTTTGATGTGATCGGGGAGGCCAGTAATGGCATGGAGGCGCTGAGCCTCGCGAATCGGGATTCACCCGATATTATCTTGCTCGATCTCAACATGAAAGGATTGAGCGGGTTGGATACGCTCCACGCGCTGCGGCACGATGGGATCTGCGCCCGCGTGATTGTGTTGACGGTCTCCGATGCGCCCAGCGATATTTATGCGTTGATGGATGCGGGTGCCGATGGCTATCTGCTTAAAGACAGCGCCCCGGAACATTTGCTGGATGCCATTCGTAACGGTGATGCCTTCAGCGAACAGGTGCGGGAGGTGCTGCGCCACCGTATCGCCATACAGGATACGCCGTCGCCCTTTACCGTATTGACGGAGCGCGAACTGGATGTGTTGCAGGAAGTAGCCTCAGGGCTATCCAACAAGCAAATCGCGAGTGTACTGTATATCTCAGAAGAGACGGTAAAAGTGCATATCCGCAACATGCTGCGCAAACTCAACGTACGCTCCCGCGTCGCCGCCACGGTGCTGTATCTGGAAACGCGCGGCCAGTAG